Within Methyloversatilis discipulorum, the genomic segment GCACATCGGGCAGTCGGCGGCCCGCATGTAGCGCGACACGCGTTTGCGCATCAGCGTGCTCTGCGTGCTGGCGAAGGTGTGCAGCACGTAGCGGCGGGCGCTGGTGAAGGTGCCCTGATAGCTCGGCTCCATCTTCCGCCGCAGCGCGACGCGCGTTTCCTCCGGGGTGAAGCCGGCATAGACCGGTACCACCGGCTGTTCGTCGGTGAACAGGATCCAGTCCCGCACCTTGCGCGGCAGCTTTGCCCACGGCGTGTCGATGTCGATGCCCAGGCTGACCAGGATGTCGCGCAGATTCTGACCGTGCCAGGCCGGCGGCCACGCGCTGACTGCGCCGTCACGTATGGTCAGCGACGGGTCGAGCACCAGCGTCTCTTCGCTCACCTCGAACACGCGACCCAGACCGTGGCAGTTCGGGCAGGCGCCCTGTGGCGTGTTGGGCGAGAAGTCCTCGGCCTGCAGCATGGGCTGGCGCGCGGGATAGCGGCCGGCTCGCGAATACAGCAGGCGCAGCAGGCTGGACAGCGTGGTCACGCTGCCTACCGACGAGCGCGCGCCCGGCGTGCCGCGCTGCTGCTGCAGCGCCACCGCCGGCGGCAGGCCTTCGATGCTGTCGACGTCCGGTACGCCAGCCTGATCAATCAGCCGCCGTGCATACGGCGCCACCGATTCCAGATAGCGCCGCTGCGCCTCGGCATACAGCGTGCCGAAGGCGAGCGAGGACTTGCCGGACCCGGATACACCGGAAAACGCCACCAGCGCATCGCGCGGCAGATCGACGTCGATGTCTTTCAGATTGTGTTCACGGGCACCGCGGACGCGGATGGTGGCGGAGGCGGCGAGTCGGTTGGAGGGCTGGGTCTTGCTCATGCGCGTGCGATGGAAGCTGGACGGAGACGGGGCCTGCACAGGGTACGCAAGGGCGGCCGACACCTTGCTGCAGGCAGACTGCGCCTGCGCGAAGATGTTGCCATGTCGTCGCATTGTGCCCGTCCCTGTGCCGGGCGCGTGCCGTTACCGGCCGTCCCGTGCAGGCTCCGGCGCCCGGCGCCTCGCGTGTTCCGGTGTGATGCCTCCAGCTGGCGAGGAGGCCGGCTGGTTCAGGGGCGCCGGCGGCGGCTGGCGGTCAGCAGGCATCCCAGGCCGGCCAGCCAGAGTGCGGCCGTCATCGGCTCGGGCACCGCTGTCACGTTGATGGTGATCGACTTGCCATCGAATGAACCGTCGGTCGACGAGAAGTCGTCGTATTGCGGATAGCTGTACTGCCACGACGAGCAGCTCAGCCCGCCGCCTTCGTCGCTCATGCAGGTGCGGGATGCGATCTCGCTGCCCGACGAGGTCGAGTTGGTCGCGCTCCAGCCGCCGCCGACGGCGATATCGAAGGTGCCGGCAGTCGGGAACAGCAGCGAGAAGGTCCAGCCGTTGGAATAACCGCTGCCGGGCGCTGCCGAGGGATAGTCGTTGAAGTTCTGGCCGGCGGCCTGCAGATAGACGGCCGTCACCGTTTCAGCCTCGTACCAGTACCAGTTCATCATCCATTCCTGGTACCCCTCGACCGGTGTCGGTTCGACCGGATCATTCCCGCCGTCGTTACGCGACGAGGTGTTCACGCTGAAGGACACGAAGAAATCCACCGTGCTGCCGGCCTGCACCGTGGTCTGGCTGGCGCCGAAGCTGTCGATCTGTCCGCTGGCGGACCATGCGCAGGGACTGGCGATCAGGCCGAGGCAAAGCAATGCCGAAGTGGCTCTCTTCATGTTCCGCTCCTCTTTCAATGACACCCGTGCGGCTGCACGCTGCGGCGAGCCAGCCTGGGCGTCGGGTTGGATGAAGTTATGAGCCTAGCATCGGGACATGGGCTTCGATAGCGCGTCCGACCGGCGGTGGCGATGCCGTTCTGCGACCGGCTGACCGGCAGACGGCTCGGGCACCGGTCGGTGCGGCACATGCCGGTGGCCCATGCTTCAATTAATATGCGGGGCCAGAAAATCGGGGCTTTCCTGTCGAGCAGTTCGCGGCCGTGTCGCCATCCGTCCTGCGTATCCGCCCGGGGAGGCGCCCCCACATGAGACCCGACAATGCCGTCACCTGATCTTCGTGATCGCCTTTTCGTGCTGGCCCAGCACGGCATGCCCAAGCAGGCACTGACGCGTTTCGCCGAATTCGTGGCGAATTCGCGCGCACCCTGGACCCGCGGCATCATTCCCTGGTTCATCCGCAAGTACGGCGTGGACATGAGCGAGGCGGCCCGACCCGACCCGGCGGACTATGCCTGCTTCAACGATTTCTTCACCCGTGCGCTGCGCGAAGGTGCCCGTCCGCTGGCCGACTCGCCCTTCGTCAGCCCGGTCGACGGCACTGTGATCGACTGCGTGAAGCTCGATGGCGACACCTTGCTGCAGGTGAAGGGACACCCTTACAGCGCGCGTGCCCTGGTGGGCGGCGACGCGGCGCTGGTCGATCGATTCGACGGCGGCGAAGCGATCTCCATCTACCTGAGTCCCAAGGACTACCACCGCATTCACATGCCCTGTGCGGGCCGGCTCCGGCGCATGATCCATGTGCCGGGCAGCCTGTATTCGGTGAACCCGGCGACGGTGGCGGGCGTGCCCGGCCTGTTCGCGCGCAATGAACGCGTGGTCTGCCTGTTCGATTCGGACTTCGGCCCCTTCGTGCTGACACTGGTCGGCGCCATGGTGGTCGGCAGCATGCAGACCGTGTGGCATGGGCTGATCAATCCGCCGCGCACCGGCAAGCTGCGCGAGTGGCATTACGACGATCAGGACATCCGGCTCGCTCGGGGCGAGGAGATGGGACGTTTCCTGCTCGGCTCGACCGTCGTCATGCTGTTCCCTCAGGGCGTGCTGCGCGCCCGTGCCGACTGGCTGCCGGGCCGTACGGTGCGCATGGGTGAGACGATGGCTGACGCGTCGCCGCGCTGA encodes:
- the asd gene encoding archaetidylserine decarboxylase (Phosphatidylserine decarboxylase is synthesized as a single chain precursor. Generation of the pyruvoyl active site from a Ser is coupled to cleavage of a Gly-Ser bond between the larger (beta) and smaller (alpha chains). It is an integral membrane protein.); amino-acid sequence: MPSPDLRDRLFVLAQHGMPKQALTRFAEFVANSRAPWTRGIIPWFIRKYGVDMSEAARPDPADYACFNDFFTRALREGARPLADSPFVSPVDGTVIDCVKLDGDTLLQVKGHPYSARALVGGDAALVDRFDGGEAISIYLSPKDYHRIHMPCAGRLRRMIHVPGSLYSVNPATVAGVPGLFARNERVVCLFDSDFGPFVLTLVGAMVVGSMQTVWHGLINPPRTGKLREWHYDDQDIRLARGEEMGRFLLGSTVVMLFPQGVLRARADWLPGRTVRMGETMADASPR
- a CDS encoding PEP-CTERM sorting domain-containing protein, which codes for MKRATSALLCLGLIASPCAWSASGQIDSFGASQTTVQAGSTVDFFVSFSVNTSSRNDGGNDPVEPTPVEGYQEWMMNWYWYEAETVTAVYLQAAGQNFNDYPSAAPGSGYSNGWTFSLLFPTAGTFDIAVGGGWSATNSTSSGSEIASRTCMSDEGGGLSCSSWQYSYPQYDDFSSTDGSFDGKSITINVTAVPEPMTAALWLAGLGCLLTASRRRRP